In Methanothermobacter sp., the following are encoded in one genomic region:
- the priS gene encoding DNA primase catalytic subunit PriS, protein MFEAATPLERKRYYREEWDVRKLPEFIARNIHMREFGFDHTGRGPSDRYRVFDDEKRLSRFMRARFPFAAYSSVAFYREPGKRRGWQRSELIFDVDAKDLPVRSCDCEGVCETCLDEARELVLMMVDTLRGDLGLGDVHVVYSGRGYHIRVLDPGVMELGSEVRAEILRYTAGARRPRRKFIHSGESYEMEHFSIPLGYHRVFTERAKHVFLHMRGDERIENVTARTVREVVKNRELLLEDRWGEFKRRIGPRVYPRLVAGIAGINMKMVDAKVTIDLKRILRLPTSLHSKVSMICMEVKNPETFDPLKSAVP, encoded by the coding sequence ATCTTTGAGGCCGCAACACCCCTTGAGAGGAAGAGGTACTACCGTGAAGAGTGGGATGTAAGGAAACTCCCGGAATTCATAGCCAGGAACATCCATATGAGGGAGTTCGGATTTGACCACACAGGCAGGGGCCCCAGCGACAGGTACAGGGTATTCGATGATGAGAAACGCCTTTCAAGGTTCATGAGGGCAAGGTTCCCATTTGCAGCATACTCCTCCGTCGCATTCTACAGGGAGCCGGGTAAGAGGAGGGGATGGCAGCGATCTGAACTCATCTTTGACGTGGACGCCAAGGACCTTCCTGTGAGGTCATGTGACTGTGAGGGGGTCTGTGAAACGTGCCTTGATGAGGCAAGGGAACTGGTCCTCATGATGGTTGACACCCTCAGGGGTGACCTGGGACTGGGGGACGTGCACGTGGTATACTCGGGGAGGGGATACCATATAAGGGTCCTTGACCCGGGGGTCATGGAACTTGGATCAGAGGTGAGGGCTGAGATCCTGAGGTACACCGCCGGTGCACGCAGGCCCAGGAGGAAATTCATACACAGCGGCGAATCCTATGAGATGGAACACTTCTCCATCCCCCTAGGGTACCACAGGGTCTTCACAGAGAGGGCGAAGCACGTCTTCCTCCACATGAGGGGTGATGAGAGGATAGAGAATGTCACGGCAAGGACGGTCCGTGAAGTTGTGAAGAACAGGGAACTCCTCCTTGAGGACAGGTGGGGGGAGTTCAAGAGGAGGATAGGCCCAAGGGTCTACCCCCGGCTGGTTGCCGGGATTGCAGGGATAAACATGAAGATGGTGGATGCCAAGGTCACAATTGACCTCAAGAGGATACTGAGACTCCCCACATCACTCCACTCAAAGGTCAGCATGATTTGCATGGAGGTTAAGAACCCTGAGACATTTGATCCCCTTAAGAGTGCCGTTCC
- a CDS encoding DNA primase, whose translation MVSSLFINPFSEDAREIVRNYGSPETVFEVSSALLDTVKRTRGQNLDDNSLLPGSIGDLAIKRLEWYLRRQRRGFDHGDYAYLMNPEIEEYDVIAFYVLAQAAGAGFRRGSREVRLVVESTGALVEDRFRILGGERDEIIEEVLIELGSEGTSWMELSELIGSGKLRLTDLILHRGRVVIDEDEFLMTFQDLITDRDPRSLYEALVGLELKETMISRIIMQKTEEYIERVAEMSSTVEPHPIILETAERIRETVNEVTSFRGGPVKSAGPGKLVPDAFPPCIRGTLDGVKSGNRNDAIVLLLTSFISYARLYPSVFRDRTPLKVSDLDPELRVIREEILPIIYGAAERCEPPLFEDDPQEKLNITAKLGFGVHDEPEPEHEGESKWYTPMSCEKIKIHLPDLCRPDELCRRITNPLTYYNRKRWELHRGKSEQEGED comes from the coding sequence ATGGTGTCTTCACTTTTCATAAACCCATTCTCAGAGGATGCCAGGGAAATTGTAAGAAACTATGGATCCCCTGAGACGGTATTTGAGGTCAGCAGCGCACTCCTCGATACGGTTAAACGTACAAGGGGCCAGAACCTTGATGACAATTCACTACTCCCGGGGAGCATAGGTGACCTTGCCATCAAGAGACTGGAATGGTACCTCAGGCGGCAGAGGAGGGGTTTTGACCATGGGGACTACGCATACCTCATGAACCCCGAAATAGAGGAGTACGATGTAATTGCATTCTATGTCCTTGCACAGGCGGCAGGGGCAGGTTTCAGAAGGGGGTCGAGGGAGGTAAGACTGGTTGTTGAATCTACAGGGGCCCTTGTGGAGGACCGCTTCAGGATCCTTGGAGGTGAAAGGGATGAGATAATCGAGGAAGTCCTCATTGAACTTGGATCCGAAGGAACCAGCTGGATGGAACTATCAGAACTCATCGGATCAGGTAAGCTGAGGCTCACGGACCTCATACTCCACAGGGGGAGGGTGGTGATTGATGAGGATGAATTCCTCATGACATTCCAGGATCTGATAACTGACAGGGACCCCAGGAGTCTCTACGAGGCACTTGTGGGTCTGGAACTCAAGGAGACAATGATATCCCGTATAATAATGCAGAAGACTGAGGAATACATTGAGAGGGTCGCTGAGATGAGCTCCACAGTGGAACCCCACCCCATCATCCTTGAAACAGCAGAAAGGATAAGGGAGACTGTTAATGAGGTCACATCATTCAGGGGCGGGCCGGTTAAATCTGCAGGGCCAGGTAAACTCGTCCCGGATGCATTCCCCCCATGCATAAGGGGGACCCTGGATGGTGTGAAGTCCGGTAACAGGAACGACGCCATAGTCCTCCTGCTCACCTCATTCATATCCTATGCAAGGTTATACCCGTCGGTCTTCAGGGACAGGACACCCCTTAAGGTTTCAGACCTTGACCCTGAACTGCGGGTGATCAGGGAGGAGATACTCCCCATAATATATGGGGCAGCAGAGAGGTGTGAACCACCCCTATTTGAGGACGACCCCCAGGAGAAGCTGAACATAACCGCGAAGCTGGGATTTGGGGTTCATGATGAACCGGAACCCGAACATGAGGGTGAGAGTAAATGGTACACCCCCATGAGCTGCGAGAAGATCAAAATACACCTACCCGACCTCTGCAGACCCGATGAGCTCTGCAGGAGGATCACCAACCCCCTCACCTACTACAACAGGAAGAGGTGGGAGCTCCACAGGGGGAAGTCAGAACAGGAAGGGGAGGACTGA
- the metG gene encoding methionine--tRNA ligase — protein sequence MSKVFITCALPYANGPTHLGHLRSTYIPADIYARYRRLRGDDVLFVCATDEHGTPIAVKAESEGLEPIEVATRYHDMIKRDLEECDISFDSFTRTTDELHYDIAQNFFLKLYEKGYIYEKDIKQLYCNSCQRFLPDRYVEGTCPHCGGEGARGDHCESCGRHLEPLQLEDPMCMVCGSEPVVRDSRHYFFRLSQFQDELMEWIEESDMPSNVKNYALQWLREGLRDWILTRDMDWGVPVPLEGNDGKIIYVWGEAFLGYISSAATWSRRTERPWRDYWDAGAVHFIGKDIIYHHAIFWPALLMAYGCRTPENIIAGEYLSLEGRKMSTSKNWVVWTSDFLERFPRDLLRYYLTVNAPLTRDTDFSWDDFQRRVNDELADVLGNFLHRTFSFTGRFFDGRVPEPSELTPEDEEFLNSIRRAPDTVGELLENFQFRDAMMSVIKLAKKGNKYFNDQEPWKAIKESPERASTCLYLCNLLAANLGKLLMPFMPSSAERVLSIMNMEDESWGFHEPEPGRVVEKARPLFSKIPDEVIEEEKSKLIKEEDSVSETVTIDDFAALDIRVGIIRSAERIEGSDKLLKLMIDVGEREMQVVAGLAEKYSPEDLLERKVTVLANLKPARLFGVKSEGMVLATGESLNILDPGDAGIGERIM from the coding sequence TTGAGCAAAGTATTTATCACCTGCGCACTTCCCTATGCCAATGGGCCCACGCATCTCGGTCATCTGAGGTCAACCTACATACCCGCAGATATATATGCAAGGTACAGGCGGCTGCGGGGTGACGATGTCCTGTTTGTGTGCGCCACAGATGAACACGGGACACCCATAGCCGTCAAGGCAGAGAGTGAGGGCCTGGAACCCATTGAAGTTGCCACACGGTACCATGATATGATAAAACGCGACCTTGAGGAATGCGACATATCCTTTGACAGTTTCACAAGGACAACCGATGAGCTGCACTACGACATAGCCCAGAATTTCTTCCTGAAACTCTATGAGAAGGGTTACATATACGAGAAGGACATAAAGCAGCTCTACTGCAACAGCTGCCAGCGTTTCCTCCCGGATAGATACGTTGAGGGGACCTGTCCCCACTGCGGAGGTGAGGGTGCCCGTGGAGACCACTGCGAGAGCTGTGGAAGGCACCTTGAACCCCTCCAGCTTGAGGATCCCATGTGCATGGTGTGCGGGTCGGAGCCAGTGGTGAGGGATTCAAGGCACTACTTCTTCCGCCTCAGCCAGTTCCAGGATGAACTCATGGAATGGATTGAGGAATCAGATATGCCCTCAAATGTCAAGAACTATGCCCTGCAGTGGCTCAGGGAGGGCCTCAGGGACTGGATACTCACAAGGGACATGGACTGGGGGGTCCCTGTACCCCTTGAGGGAAATGATGGTAAGATAATCTATGTCTGGGGTGAGGCCTTCCTCGGATACATTTCATCTGCTGCAACCTGGAGCAGAAGAACCGAAAGGCCCTGGAGGGACTACTGGGATGCAGGCGCAGTTCACTTCATAGGAAAGGACATAATATACCACCACGCCATATTCTGGCCTGCCCTGCTCATGGCCTACGGGTGCAGAACTCCTGAGAACATCATAGCCGGGGAGTACCTCTCACTTGAGGGGAGGAAGATGTCCACCAGTAAGAACTGGGTTGTCTGGACATCAGATTTCCTTGAAAGATTCCCCAGGGACCTTCTGAGGTACTACCTCACAGTCAACGCCCCCCTGACCAGGGACACCGATTTCTCATGGGACGACTTCCAGAGGAGGGTCAACGATGAACTGGCGGATGTCCTTGGAAACTTCCTCCACCGGACATTCTCCTTCACAGGGAGGTTCTTTGATGGCAGGGTACCTGAACCATCAGAACTCACACCAGAGGACGAGGAGTTCCTCAACTCCATAAGAAGAGCCCCTGATACTGTGGGTGAGCTCCTGGAGAACTTCCAGTTCAGGGACGCCATGATGTCAGTGATTAAACTTGCAAAGAAGGGTAACAAGTACTTCAACGATCAGGAACCATGGAAGGCCATTAAGGAGTCACCTGAGAGGGCCTCAACATGCCTCTACCTCTGTAATCTCCTTGCGGCCAACCTCGGGAAACTCCTAATGCCCTTCATGCCGTCCTCAGCAGAGAGGGTGCTCTCCATCATGAACATGGAGGATGAATCATGGGGCTTTCATGAACCTGAACCGGGTAGGGTCGTAGAGAAGGCCCGGCCCCTCTTCTCAAAGATACCCGATGAGGTAATCGAGGAGGAGAAATCAAAACTCATCAAGGAGGAGGATAGTGTGTCTGAAACCGTGACAATCGATGACTTTGCAGCCCTGGACATCAGGGTGGGTATTATAAGATCAGCTGAGAGAATAGAGGGGTCAGATAAGCTCCTCAAACTCATGATAGACGTGGGTGAAAGGGAAATGCAGGTGGTTGCGGGTCTTGCAGAGAAGTACAGCCCCGAGGATCTCCTTGAAAGGAAGGTTACCGTCCTTGCCAACCTCAAACCCGCCAGACTCTTTGGTGTTAAATCTGAGGGTATGGTCCTTGCAACCGGTGAATCACTGAACATACTGGACCCCGGTGATGCAGGTATCGGTGAACGGATAATGTAG
- a CDS encoding DUF530 domain-containing protein, which translates to MNESGLIARSERFLEGIRDRRISEDDLKSPEALLNLYIYLRGNLEELQDLKEAMELRGFKYPFRSISGYSTHQSPEIAEDIHDIKRHAQYFRMKASVKKNLLDRVNSAISSHRIALGNIEEYVFLTCHECSRTLRLGEVELHDPAGGVECPCGSDNLKVRFNDRALSRPEIIPHLPLSGDYMVKMSELSLWARKALKKIMRLLKNEKKGAVRSATLVIRVLEDGRWIRRRITLDSEDDDYERMLRQRYGPNVRVELIQFHRKKSSIVNDRYTRTALALAYAGLSQRIIDEIRDAVYRENLRDYDAVERYLEIVFDARTYSPDLRISEDELSEVRLQRMHRLIHEAGLGDENGNLNPLLKEDLETMEELKREVFRDVPVNLILWDVAFYYLGTSLDRRSKYSGPFPNLRPVLDRTQVRTFDEFSEDALELLRGYWNCGMVYIENLGDVLLRKFEIEEKMKGLHMKPDPLAFGAAVLHMEAGIDAETCAELFHVNVEDVADEERSIENLGKPSTDRAKMFLNLIKGD; encoded by the coding sequence ATGAACGAATCAGGTCTAATTGCAAGGTCAGAAAGGTTTCTGGAGGGTATAAGGGATAGAAGGATCTCTGAAGACGATCTTAAGTCGCCGGAAGCACTCCTTAATCTTTACATCTACCTCCGGGGAAACCTTGAGGAGCTTCAGGATCTGAAGGAGGCCATGGAGCTGAGGGGCTTCAAGTACCCCTTCAGGTCAATATCCGGGTACAGCACCCACCAGTCCCCTGAAATCGCTGAGGACATCCATGACATAAAGAGGCACGCCCAGTACTTCCGCATGAAGGCATCTGTAAAGAAGAACCTCCTTGACAGGGTTAACTCCGCAATCTCATCCCACAGGATAGCCCTTGGTAACATTGAGGAGTACGTTTTCCTCACGTGCCATGAATGTTCAAGGACCCTGCGGCTGGGGGAGGTGGAGCTCCATGACCCGGCAGGGGGTGTTGAATGCCCCTGCGGATCAGATAACCTGAAGGTCAGGTTCAATGACCGGGCACTCTCCAGGCCGGAGATAATACCGCACCTCCCCCTCTCAGGGGATTACATGGTGAAGATGTCCGAGCTGAGCCTCTGGGCCAGAAAGGCCCTCAAGAAGATAATGAGGCTACTTAAAAATGAAAAGAAGGGGGCTGTAAGATCGGCCACCCTGGTTATAAGGGTCCTTGAGGATGGTAGGTGGATCAGAAGGCGCATAACCCTTGACAGTGAGGATGATGACTACGAGAGGATGCTGAGGCAGAGGTATGGGCCAAATGTGAGGGTGGAGCTGATACAGTTCCACAGGAAAAAATCCAGCATAGTGAATGACAGGTACACGAGGACCGCCCTTGCACTTGCATATGCCGGGCTATCCCAGAGGATAATAGATGAGATACGGGATGCGGTCTACAGGGAAAACCTGAGGGATTACGATGCCGTGGAGAGGTACCTGGAGATAGTCTTTGATGCCAGAACATATTCACCTGATCTCAGGATTTCCGAGGATGAACTCAGTGAGGTCCGATTGCAGAGGATGCACAGGCTAATCCATGAAGCAGGTCTTGGTGATGAGAACGGTAACCTGAACCCCCTGCTAAAGGAGGACCTGGAGACAATGGAGGAACTCAAGAGGGAGGTCTTCAGGGATGTTCCCGTGAACCTCATTCTCTGGGACGTTGCCTTTTACTACCTTGGAACATCCCTGGACCGCCGCTCCAAGTATTCTGGCCCCTTCCCCAACCTCAGACCCGTACTTGACAGGACACAGGTGAGGACCTTCGATGAGTTCAGTGAGGACGCCCTGGAACTCCTCAGAGGGTACTGGAACTGTGGAATGGTCTACATTGAGAACCTGGGGGATGTTCTCCTGAGGAAATTTGAAATTGAGGAGAAAATGAAGGGCCTGCACATGAAACCTGACCCCCTTGCATTTGGTGCTGCTGTGCTGCACATGGAGGCAGGTATTGATGCTGAAACATGCGCCGAACTCTTTCATGTGAATGTGGAGGACGTGGCCGATGAGGAGAGGAGCATTGAAAACCTGGGTAAGCCATCTACCGACAGGGCTAAAATGTTTCTTAACCTTATAAAAGGTGATTGA
- a CDS encoding DUF1699 family protein gives MAEKIHLNQPLTSRRIIEILENNPDLKKITCPISLYHRTSKRYLEALEELGVEVEPVKRIGRPRKYTEKDVKMVQKLLREGKTPKQISGITDIPLKTVYYLKGDMKLKRGKKRKYDKNTRLRVREMARKGVPARKISDELGIPLRTVYYIVKNG, from the coding sequence ATGGCAGAAAAGATCCATTTGAATCAGCCCCTTACTTCAAGGCGGATAATTGAGATCCTTGAGAATAATCCTGACCTCAAGAAGATCACATGCCCCATAAGCCTCTATCACCGCACATCAAAGAGGTATCTTGAGGCCCTTGAGGAACTTGGAGTGGAGGTTGAACCCGTTAAGAGAATCGGGAGACCCCGGAAGTACACAGAAAAGGACGTTAAGATGGTTCAGAAACTTTTAAGGGAGGGTAAAACTCCAAAACAGATTTCGGGTATCACAGATATACCTCTGAAGACCGTCTACTATCTCAAGGGTGATATGAAACTGAAACGGGGCAAGAAGAGGAAGTATGACAAGAACACGCGCCTCAGAGTTCGTGAAATGGCCAGAAAGGGCGTTCCAGCCAGAAAGATTTCTGATGAGCTGGGGATACCCCTCAGAACAGTATACTATATAGTTAAGAATGGCTGA
- a CDS encoding multidrug transporter, with translation MVLNFTLEYPSVLIVSIICCIISFTSTYTVMPKLISKLKDANVVGNDIHKISKPIVAEMGGIGILFGFTIGMFLGMYFFPRLHYELMVTLLVILLVGIVGMVDDLVRLSSREKLFLLFLAGLPIIWVAPPNVGILYMIMMPIAVSIASNLTNMLAGLNGIESGLGSIAMISLTASCIIMGKYNVSIITMAMLGALLAFLIYNRYPSRVFPGDVGTLIIGACIASVAFIGRIKIIALIVLLPNIIDGLLKFYSAGVVERHRHSPTEISEDGKLIVPPEGFNSLIRWILRRPMTEKRVVMIVWSIGVFFGALGVILAFILPLDPF, from the coding sequence ATGGTTCTGAACTTTACACTTGAATATCCATCTGTACTTATCGTATCAATAATCTGCTGTATCATCTCATTTACATCAACGTATACAGTTATGCCAAAGCTCATAAGTAAACTCAAGGATGCCAACGTCGTTGGAAACGACATACATAAAATTTCAAAGCCCATCGTCGCGGAGATGGGTGGTATCGGGATACTCTTTGGGTTCACGATAGGAATGTTTCTCGGTATGTACTTTTTCCCGCGCCTCCACTACGAACTCATGGTGACGCTCCTTGTGATACTCCTCGTGGGTATAGTGGGGATGGTTGATGACCTTGTGAGGCTATCATCACGTGAAAAACTCTTCCTTCTATTCCTTGCAGGTCTCCCCATAATATGGGTGGCCCCCCCCAACGTTGGGATACTCTACATGATCATGATGCCCATTGCAGTCTCAATAGCATCAAACCTCACTAACATGCTGGCAGGCCTGAATGGTATTGAATCCGGTCTGGGTTCAATCGCAATGATATCCCTCACCGCCTCATGTATCATAATGGGCAAATACAATGTCTCCATAATAACCATGGCAATGCTCGGGGCCCTCCTGGCGTTCCTCATCTACAACAGGTACCCATCTAGGGTATTCCCCGGGGACGTGGGAACCCTAATAATAGGGGCCTGCATAGCCTCTGTTGCATTCATAGGTAGGATAAAGATAATAGCACTCATCGTCCTCCTCCCCAACATCATAGACGGTCTCCTGAAGTTCTACAGCGCAGGTGTCGTTGAGAGGCACAGGCACAGCCCCACAGAAATCTCAGAGGACGGTAAACTCATAGTACCCCCTGAGGGATTCAACTCCCTCATAAGGTGGATACTGAGAAGACCCATGACCGAGAAGAGGGTTGTGATGATAGTGTGGTCAATTGGGGTATTCTTCGGGGCCCTTGGGGTTATACTTGCATTCATACTCCCTCTGGACCCCTTCTAA
- a CDS encoding tetratricopeptide repeat protein: MILIILSIFDFLKGDEGGESLEKYLRKLEELLEEEFDTLIRIATFYADEGDTREALDYLERAYKVASDMNDEELMAFALDSMGDVYLSDRKIKTAMEYFKEALRIYNSVNSPLRKDLREKIKEVEKIREAIDIASLNRLQEEAEPEMAEVDLGAIEPFLDRLVERVESLTMYQSQSYEDSISQIREAYQIARDIGDTATEASLLLLLGAYSLKNEDFSESRKYLKKAEDLFKNTNNDMGLAVVMVLMGVLDFIENNPEGVASGFRGAVEIFQKLDEREMESVTLELLNKLYSF, translated from the coding sequence ATGATATTAATTATTCTGAGCATATTTGATTTTCTCAAGGGAGATGAGGGCGGCGAATCACTGGAGAAGTACCTGCGCAAACTTGAGGAACTCCTTGAGGAGGAATTTGACACCCTCATAAGGATAGCCACCTTTTATGCTGATGAGGGCGATACCCGTGAGGCACTTGATTACCTTGAAAGGGCCTACAAGGTGGCCTCGGACATGAATGACGAGGAGCTCATGGCTTTTGCCCTCGACTCCATGGGTGACGTCTACCTCAGTGATAGGAAAATCAAGACTGCAATGGAGTACTTTAAGGAGGCGCTCCGGATTTATAACTCTGTTAATTCACCACTCAGAAAGGATCTGAGGGAAAAGATCAAGGAGGTCGAAAAGATCAGGGAGGCCATAGATATAGCAAGCCTCAACCGCCTCCAGGAGGAGGCTGAACCTGAGATGGCAGAGGTGGACCTCGGTGCCATCGAGCCATTCCTGGACAGACTCGTGGAAAGGGTTGAATCACTTACAATGTACCAGTCACAGTCCTATGAGGACTCCATATCCCAGATAAGGGAGGCCTACCAGATTGCAAGGGATATTGGCGATACAGCCACAGAGGCGTCATTGCTCCTGCTCCTGGGGGCCTATTCACTTAAAAATGAGGATTTCAGCGAGTCAAGAAAGTACCTTAAGAAGGCAGAGGATCTTTTCAAAAATACAAACAATGATATGGGACTTGCCGTTGTAATGGTCCTCATGGGGGTCCTCGACTTTATAGAGAACAACCCTGAGGGTGTTGCATCAGGTTTCAGGGGGGCTGTTGAAATATTCCAGAAACTGGATGAGAGGGAGATGGAGTCCGTTACCCTTGAGCTCCTCAACAAGCTCTACAGTTTCTGA
- a CDS encoding RAD55 family ATPase, with product MRDIMSENYTTGIAGLDDILGELEPGSVMLVTGPPKAGKSVLAMEFIYRGLQAGNPCLFIAAEYGYRDLQRNTMAFNWFIQTFSDKMHVIDLPTGLGGGKPQDSGNIRYSALQNTTDLMVKVGIATRSLYQESAIFLSAFDSASILLAFNPPRLVLRVLKAYNNRVREAKGIGLVAYTEGVADPEIENAIPDLFDVHIRMDGSMISASTPSGTREAPYRIGEQGLLVG from the coding sequence ATGAGGGATATCATGAGTGAGAACTACACCACCGGTATAGCTGGACTTGATGATATCCTGGGTGAACTGGAGCCTGGTTCAGTCATGCTGGTCACAGGTCCCCCCAAGGCAGGCAAATCCGTACTTGCAATGGAGTTCATCTACAGGGGACTCCAGGCTGGAAACCCATGTCTCTTCATAGCGGCAGAATATGGTTACAGGGACCTGCAGAGGAATACGATGGCCTTTAACTGGTTCATCCAGACCTTCAGTGATAAAATGCATGTAATTGATCTCCCAACAGGACTTGGAGGTGGTAAACCCCAGGATTCAGGGAACATAAGGTATTCGGCCCTTCAGAACACCACAGACCTCATGGTCAAGGTCGGTATAGCCACAAGGAGCCTCTACCAGGAATCAGCCATATTCCTTTCAGCATTTGACTCTGCATCAATTCTCCTGGCATTCAACCCCCCGCGGCTTGTGCTCAGGGTGCTCAAGGCCTACAATAACCGTGTGAGGGAGGCTAAAGGAATAGGACTGGTGGCCTACACAGAGGGGGTTGCTGATCCAGAAATAGAGAATGCGATCCCTGACCTCTTTGATGTGCATATCCGCATGGATGGCTCCATGATATCTGCCAGTACCCCCTCAGGGACCAGGGAGGCGCCCTACAGGATAGGTGAACAGGGTCTTCTGGTGGGCTGA
- a CDS encoding RAD55 family ATPase: MIVRIPSGIRGLDELIGGGAIPENTVTLVYGPPKVGKSIFSYGFAAGGADRGEPCLYISTDYGLADLKRNMQVLGMDAESYMENELLYVIDAISSISGPASDAGNTYLSSSVNNPTDIMVKLGVAIRNITAGYSIFRSVLDSLTTLMAFNDEMLIVRVLTAYIMRIKDAGGTAIVTYTEGSADPKVETMLKAVVDNIIHLDGSELTVEAMIGVGRASAPYTIDDKGLKVNP; this comes from the coding sequence ATGATTGTTAGAATTCCCTCAGGAATAAGGGGCCTTGATGAACTCATTGGTGGGGGTGCGATCCCTGAAAATACTGTTACACTTGTCTATGGGCCCCCGAAGGTTGGTAAATCAATATTCAGTTATGGTTTCGCGGCTGGGGGTGCTGATAGGGGTGAACCCTGTCTCTATATATCCACAGACTATGGCCTGGCGGACCTCAAGAGGAACATGCAGGTTCTTGGTATGGATGCTGAGAGTTACATGGAGAATGAACTCCTATATGTGATAGACGCGATATCAAGCATCTCAGGACCTGCATCTGATGCTGGCAACACCTATCTTTCATCATCTGTGAATAACCCTACCGATATAATGGTGAAACTGGGGGTTGCCATAAGGAACATAACTGCAGGCTACAGCATATTCAGGTCTGTCCTGGACTCCCTCACAACTCTAATGGCATTCAATGATGAGATGCTGATAGTCCGAGTCCTCACAGCATACATAATGAGGATCAAGGACGCTGGCGGAACTGCCATTGTCACCTACACCGAGGGATCAGCAGACCCCAAGGTTGAGACCATGCTCAAGGCAGTTGTGGATAACATAATACACCTCGATGGATCTGAACTTACAGTTGAGGCCATGATAGGAGTCGGAAGGGCCAGTGCCCCCTACACCATAGACGATAAGGGCCTTAAGGTCAACCCATGA
- a CDS encoding ATPase domain-containing protein, giving the protein MKRTYIPKLDDLLGGGVREGASVMFSASPGVDYEAFGYQMLNGRLGEGGKGFIFTNVEEPESIIYEFRSYGWDIEAHIENGNMFFVDGSSPFLGMPSEERYTVSDYSEIKETVLSAIEDIPGGVGVINCLSVIIDYLGNGETLEIVEAWNRRASELDVNLVYLFTEWDYERELMDKLRSLMDCVVDLRTIEERVIIGQGFMVAHSDWSKPPETMVLFFVVQPGGVKVYVPKILVTGPYNSGKSTFVKSISTKAVSVDRKALSAFPTTIAMDIGHLEYKGFMADIFGTPGQERFDLILDVLSREAVGAFILVDSTAPETFARAKEMIRKTRAEAIPKVVVANKQDLPGALSPDEIRTRMKLGGDVPIIPVSLKEGLGVKEALETLLGLLYGG; this is encoded by the coding sequence ATGAAGAGGACTTACATCCCGAAACTCGACGACCTCCTGGGCGGCGGAGTGAGGGAGGGGGCTTCTGTGATGTTCTCGGCATCCCCCGGAGTTGACTATGAGGCATTCGGTTACCAGATGCTCAACGGGCGCCTTGGTGAGGGTGGGAAGGGGTTCATATTCACCAACGTTGAGGAACCTGAGAGCATAATATATGAATTCAGATCCTATGGCTGGGACATAGAGGCCCACATTGAGAATGGGAACATGTTTTTTGTTGATGGAAGTTCGCCCTTCCTTGGAATGCCATCAGAGGAGCGTTACACTGTCAGTGATTACTCAGAGATAAAGGAAACAGTTCTGAGTGCAATAGAGGATATTCCTGGTGGTGTGGGGGTAATAAACTGCCTATCTGTAATAATAGATTACCTGGGCAACGGTGAGACCCTTGAAATTGTTGAGGCATGGAACAGGAGGGCCTCTGAACTGGATGTCAACCTTGTCTACCTCTTCACTGAATGGGACTATGAAAGGGAGCTGATGGATAAACTGAGATCACTGATGGACTGTGTCGTTGATCTGAGGACCATTGAGGAGAGGGTCATAATAGGACAGGGGTTCATGGTTGCCCATTCTGACTGGTCCAAGCCCCCTGAAACCATGGTTCTCTTCTTTGTTGTACAGCCAGGTGGAGTTAAGGTCTATGTGCCCAAGATACTGGTGACTGGTCCCTACAATTCAGGGAAATCCACATTTGTGAAGTCCATATCCACAAAAGCAGTTTCTGTTGACAGAAAGGCCCTCTCGGCGTTCCCAACGACCATTGCAATGGACATAGGTCACCTCGAGTATAAGGGGTTCATGGCGGATATCTTCGGTACACCAGGACAGGAGAGATTCGACCTAATACTGGATGTTCTCTCAAGGGAGGCTGTTGGGGCATTCATACTTGTGGACTCAACCGCACCTGAAACCTTCGCTAGGGCCAAGGAGATGATAAGAAAGACAAGGGCAGAGGCCATACCAAAGGTTGTGGTTGCCAATAAACAGGACCTTCCAGGGGCACTCTCACCTGATGAGATAAGAACAAGGATGAAGCTTGGAGGTGATGTCCCTATAATACCTGTTTCACTCAAAGAGGGATTGGGAGTTAAAGAAGCACTTGAAACCCTCCTCGGACTTCTCTATGGTGGTTAA